TGTACATAATGCTACACATGTAAAAAGACAGGTAAGAAAAGTGAAGTGCACagaaaggtgtacataatggtacacagatCTTGACACTAATTATCCAtgaatagaaaaatgaaaagacattaccaaaagtaaaaaccaaaaaacatagattctttcaaacaaatcaaacataataaAAAGCATCAAGGCATGGGACAGGTAGCTCTATTGTGGTGACCAAGAGTGAAGCACTTTGTGTAAATCATAGGCCTCTTTTGCTTCTCCCAAGCCTTCTTGAAACGCTGTTTTATTCGTCTACCGGGTGGAGGCACAGTAATAGGAACAATAatcctatcactaggatcataagacTGCGGCTTGTCATAATTGGGGATTGGAAAGATGATCTCTTGGTATGTCCAGTTGTACCATTCAGTAGTTGAAGTATGGCTCCACAAATGAATAGATGTCTTCCCTGGTAGATTGAATGGCAGCACAAGCATGTGCACAGGGAAAACCATTTACTTGCCACCTGTGACACGTACAAGTTCTCTCCAACAGATCTACAGAATGAGTGCGGGGAGACCTGACTTCATACAATCTTTCCATAGACTCAACAACagtccaagtacgaccaatgtTGATGTTCTCGTTTAGTAAATCCTCGTATACGGGAGTGAGCCTAGTATTAAAATTTTCAAGACCTTCTACCCTTATCTTAGAATTCATCTGCATAACCTTCAAACTAagataataaaaacacaaaacataaaatcaaaacatgatatagaataaatacagataaaacatgtgtacaacaatatacacaatcacagatataacatgtgtacaagtatatacacatcaagcaaatccatgtgtgcgacaataaaaaataaatgaatgaaacactaaacataaaactTACTGTATCGCATCGAGAAGATCAAAAGCAGGCAGCTTTTTGAACTCAAGAATCCAGTTATTCAATGACTCGGCAATAGATGAAGAGCGAGAAGCATATCTGCATACAGGGAAAAATGCATTTGCCCATTTCTCCTTCGGAATGGTCCTGAGATAATTAGCAACATGTCCACAACCAATTGCATGCATGCCCCgcaaagcttcttcaaagttCGATGTTGTGTAAGAGTAAGCAGCTTTGTAAAACAAGTCAATAACGGCATTGTAATTCGCATCACCTTTTACAATAGGGAGATTGCACTTGATGTGGTAAAAGCAATAGCTGTGATATGAACCAGGAAATGCTCTTGGAATGCCCTGCAGAAGTCCTTCGTGACGATCACTAAAGAAATCAATCGGACGATCATCGACCACTTTTTTAAGATTATCCAGAAACCAAAACTAATTGTCTTTGTTTTCAGATAAAACAATGGCAAAGGCATATGGGTAAAAACCATCATTTCCATTGACACATGTTGCAGCCATCAAAGTACCCCTGAATCTACCAATGAGGAAAGTagcgtccaagtaaatcatgggccTGAGATACTTATAGCTATGCTTGCAAGCACCGAAACAGATGAAAATCCGCTTAAATCTTCcagtttcttcatcaacttcaagtTTCACAAAGCTATCAGGACTAGTTTGCTCAATGGCTTTCACATACCAATTTAAATCGCTATACGACTTCTCGTCGTCACCATATTGATCTTCAAATACAGCTTCTTTCCCTCtacgggcatggtgatacttaatattggacccataagtcttcttaaGTAGTGACATGATATGTTTGGGTTTTAAAATGGGATCACCCTGTATACTATTAGCGATCAAATGCTTaactaacttggttgtcaccataggactcttcaacctcaaaccaacaacacaactaaaaaaaaaaatctggaataagtaatgtgcaccacattGTACACTtaataaaaatctcaaaaacaacaacacacatgcaaaaagaaagcacagaccaagcaagaatatgaaatttacaccacaaGTGCCACCCAAAAAGCCTACaacaagtaatgtgcaccacaatatacacctaaaacaagtctacatattaaaacctaaaaatcaataaCATGGATCAAAAAACCAAGTGAACACCACTAACCTGTGAATAACGTTAGAATCTTTCAGCACAAACCGAGAAATGTCACCATTCACAGgcccaaagtgaatcctccaaccaTAACCATCTTCTTCGCACTTCGCAGTAAAACGAGTCTTGTCGTTTTTAAGAATAAGAATCTTATAATCAGTACACATCTTGTACTGATCAACAACAATCCTTACAGCTTTAACACCACCCACAAATTCTCTACCAATATTGTCAAAAACATAAAGCCATTCATCGATAATGAGAGGCTTGGCCTTGTCCGCTTCATGATCGACCACCCTTACAAGCTTAGGACTTTCAATtacacaagagtttgaagtactAGCGCCAGAACTACTGCTACAACCAGAATTAGAACGAGAAAAAGACCTTGAACTAGTGCTACAACCAGTATGCTTCGGAATCACATCAAcattcaaatagaaatcttcattgTTCATCTGAATAACAAGAGCAACTAAACTTTGAAGTTGTATATCACCTTGTATAAAACTACTTGATTAGTATCCATATAGGAAAAACGTATACTCAAAGGGGAAAAAAACCTCCACTGCTTACATGCAAAATGCTTCAATTCATCAACGgtgataaaaatattaacacgAAACGCAGAAGAATgttcaccatgattcaaaacagcATGAACAAACTTCTCAGACATATTTGATACACCTACATATAACAAAAGATATAATAACATTTTCAGATTCGCATAACCTAAAACTTGAAGAGTGTACAGGAAAGTACACATTTAATCGAAGGCAAAAATCAAATAACAGTAAACTTCAAATCAAAACTACTccatcgattaatcgaagatataAGCTTCAGAATCTTACTAGAACACATAATTGAATAAACCAAAAGCATATGATTTAATATCAGttcgatttcatatcatgcatcataacaccaaaaaacagtaatcaaaatcatttaacgaaaatcaaaagctaaaatacaccaaaaatcaaatcaataacataTAAACAATAAGATATAACAGattgaattcatatcatcaactgataaaatcaaaaaaaaaaattaaatatcagAAAAAAGATTCAACGATGAAGCAAAAACAGAACTAACCTGAATTTGAATTTCGTTAAATATCAGAAACGATGAAATCTAACCTAACCTCTATGAATCTGTCTGAAACTGTTAAATCAATGAAACTGAAGTTGAATTCTGGATCGATCTATCTCTGAAATCTGACATG
This DNA window, taken from Papaver somniferum cultivar HN1 unplaced genomic scaffold, ASM357369v1 unplaced-scaffold_133, whole genome shotgun sequence, encodes the following:
- the LOC113333575 gene encoding uncharacterized protein LOC113333575, with protein sequence MSEKFVHAVLNHGEHSSAFRVNIFITVDELKHFAFALVIQMNNEDFYLNVDVIPKHTGCSTSSRSFSRSNSGCSSSSGASTSNSCVIESPKLVRVVDHEADKAKPLIIDEWLYVFDNIGREFVGGVKAVRIVVDQYKMCTDYKILILKNDKTRFTAKCEEDGYGWRIHFGPVNGDISRFVLKDSNVIHSIQGDPILKPKHIMSLLKKTYGSNIKYHHARRGKEAVFEDQYGDDEKSYSDLNWYVKAIEQTSPDSFVKLEVDEETGRFKRIFICFGACKHSYKYLRPMIYLDATFLIGRFRGTLMAATCVNGNDVVDDRPIDFFSDRHEGLLQGIPRAFPGSYHSYCFYHIKCNLPIVKGDANYNAVIDLFYKAAYSYTTSNFEEALRGMHAIGCGHVANYLRTIPKEKWANAFFPVCRYASRSSSIAESLNNWILEFKKLPAFDLLDAIHLKVMQMNSKIRVEGLENFNTRLTPVYEDLLNENINIGRTWTVVESMERLYEVRSPRTHSVDLLERTWKTSIHLWSHTSTTEWYNWTYQEIIFPIPNYDKPQSYDPSDRIIVPITVPPPGRRIKQRFKKAWEKQKRPMIYTKCFTLGHHNRATCPMP